From the Butyrivibrio fibrisolvens genome, one window contains:
- a CDS encoding HU family DNA-binding protein, giving the protein MNKTELVAAIAEDAGLSKKDAEKALKAFTDAVTAELKKKGKVQLVGFGTFEVAKRAARQGRNPQTGATMKIAASVAPKFKAGKALKDAVNKK; this is encoded by the coding sequence ATGAACAAGACAGAATTAGTAGCAGCAATTGCAGAAGATGCAGGATTATCTAAGAAGGACGCTGAGAAGGCTCTTAAGGCTTTCACAGACGCAGTTACAGCAGAGCTTAAGAAGAAGGGTAAGGTTCAGCTTGTTGGCTTCGGTACATTCGAAGTAGCTAAGAGAGCAGCAAGACAGGGCAGAAACCCTCAGACAGGTGCTACAATGAAGATCGCAGCATCAGTTGCTCCTAAGTTCAAGGCTGGTAAGGCACTTAAGGACGCTGTAAACAAGAAATAA
- a CDS encoding PEGA domain-containing protein encodes MRRYVRSLFVTIIAFVVALTFFPDISYAQTVNTVSLVGKYDSSDTAIIKSIDTDNNTITFRNHDTGRDYTLSYDNTTLIYSEYGRALSAQLLEVGEIANITFLSGSRHLNSLDINGDAFTIDKSYGYDLQAGTETAQIGSSYYHITDKTLILIDGRSGRIADVLPGDNIKVTGIDTEIYCVEVKQGHGYVSLSSNMVGDADISGSYLEIGDKNIYRVTDGMLVSVPEGTYKLFLTGNGVDYETTITVDRDKETIVDTSQIEIEYNFGLVTFNIIPQEARLYIDGEEVNPSWPIELAYGTHKIEATAEGYLPCSEYLHVGSSKAEVEITLLVDEDYEKEDEKEDESTTATSVSDSSTANTTTEDKSKESDKSSDNASSKSKAKTVNTAKASTTATTVKDGTLISGYYIRITAPSDVEVYLDPDKNKKGDDGKYIGISPCSFTKITGDHVIRLKKDGYLTKDYTISIDSEKKDKEYAFEALKKDPAASASTASTEEPDGTLIEGYGVYVDAPVGANLYVDGEEVGEVPCSFDKVKGSHTITFTRDGYATKSYSIYVDGNKKDKLYEFPELERYVDIYALAGTEVFVDDEPMGVIEGDEAIRFAKLPDAHSQGSSTIRLELEGYKTLEEELSVSTYDGVDSHYYADRQEKEESADPDSGSSKSSDSASSASTEASSDEGSSAASTDASDTASTDGSDEGSLSSSGDQNGQDQNQGDNTENTDQNSDQNGGDEDQEDNQSIPDEQGQVDDSGGADQSEVQEGSDNATTSSSTAPSSSNTGGTTE; translated from the coding sequence ATGCGTAGATATGTTAGAAGTTTATTCGTAACCATTATAGCTTTTGTTGTAGCGCTGACTTTTTTCCCGGACATCTCGTATGCACAGACTGTTAACACAGTCTCTCTTGTAGGCAAGTATGATTCGTCAGATACTGCCATCATCAAATCAATCGATACAGATAACAATACCATCACGTTCCGTAATCATGATACAGGACGTGATTATACCCTTTCTTATGACAATACCACTTTGATATATAGCGAATATGGAAGAGCACTCTCGGCGCAGCTCCTTGAAGTCGGAGAGATTGCCAATATCACCTTTTTGTCAGGTTCAAGGCACCTTAACAGTCTTGATATAAATGGTGATGCTTTTACTATCGACAAGTCATACGGTTATGACCTTCAGGCAGGCACTGAGACAGCTCAGATAGGAAGCAGTTACTATCATATAACTGATAAGACACTGATCCTGATAGATGGCAGGTCAGGCCGCATCGCAGATGTGCTCCCCGGTGACAATATCAAAGTAACCGGAATAGATACAGAAATCTACTGTGTAGAAGTAAAGCAAGGTCACGGATATGTATCCCTTTCATCCAACATGGTAGGAGATGCTGACATCTCCGGATCCTATCTGGAGATTGGTGATAAGAATATATACCGCGTAACTGACGGAATGCTTGTGAGCGTTCCTGAAGGAACCTACAAGCTCTTTTTGACAGGTAACGGCGTAGATTATGAGACTACTATAACGGTTGACAGGGATAAAGAGACCATAGTGGATACCAGTCAGATAGAGATCGAATATAACTTCGGTCTTGTCACCTTCAATATCATCCCTCAGGAAGCAAGACTCTATATAGACGGCGAAGAGGTTAACCCGTCGTGGCCTATAGAACTAGCCTATGGAACTCACAAGATCGAAGCGACGGCAGAAGGGTATCTTCCTTGTTCGGAGTATCTTCATGTAGGCTCTTCCAAGGCAGAAGTTGAGATAACACTTCTTGTCGATGAAGATTATGAGAAGGAAGATGAGAAGGAAGATGAGAGTACTACAGCGACTTCTGTAAGCGACTCATCCACTGCCAATACAACGACCGAAGATAAATCCAAGGAGTCTGATAAGAGCAGTGACAATGCTTCAAGTAAGTCCAAGGCCAAGACAGTTAATACAGCCAAGGCATCTACAACCGCTACAACAGTTAAGGACGGAACTCTTATAAGCGGCTATTACATTAGGATAACAGCCCCTTCTGACGTAGAAGTATATCTTGATCCTGACAAGAACAAAAAAGGAGACGACGGCAAATACATCGGAATATCTCCATGTTCTTTTACCAAGATAACAGGAGATCATGTAATAAGGCTGAAAAAAGACGGGTATCTCACCAAGGACTATACTATTAGTATTGATTCTGAGAAAAAAGATAAAGAGTACGCCTTTGAAGCACTGAAAAAAGATCCTGCAGCATCTGCCAGCACTGCAAGTACAGAAGAACCGGACGGAACCTTGATAGAAGGATATGGCGTTTATGTGGATGCACCGGTTGGAGCTAATCTATATGTGGACGGCGAGGAAGTTGGAGAAGTTCCCTGCTCTTTTGATAAAGTCAAGGGAAGCCATACTATAACCTTCACCCGTGATGGATATGCTACCAAGAGCTATTCGATATACGTAGACGGCAATAAGAAGGACAAACTGTATGAATTCCCTGAACTTGAAAGGTATGTAGATATATATGCTCTTGCAGGGACCGAAGTGTTCGTAGACGACGAGCCTATGGGCGTGATAGAAGGCGATGAAGCTATCAGATTTGCAAAGCTGCCTGATGCTCACAGTCAAGGGTCATCTACTATAAGGCTTGAGCTTGAAGGATATAAGACCCTCGAAGAAGAGCTTAGCGTAAGTACCTATGACGGCGTAGACAGCCACTACTATGCAGACAGACAGGAAAAAGAGGAATCTGCTGATCCTGATTCCGGAAGCAGCAAATCTTCTGACAGTGCCAGCAGTGCATCTACAGAGGCATCATCCGACGAAGGATCGTCAGCAGCAAGTACTGATGCATCAGATACGGCTTCGACGGACGGATCTGATGAAGGCAGCTTGTCAAGTAGCGGAGATCAGAACGGTCAAGACCAAAATCAGGGAGATAATACAGAGAATACAGATCAGAACTCAGATCAAAATGGCGGCGACGAAGATCAAGAAGATAATCAGAGCATCCCCGACGAACAAGGTCAGGTTGATGACTCCGGAGGCGCTGATCAAAGTGAAGTTCAGGAAGGAAGTGATAATGCTACTACATCATCTTCCACTGCGCCTTCTTCCTCCAATACAGGAGGAACTACAGAATAG
- a CDS encoding CCA tRNA nucleotidyltransferase: MRKEDIKIKMPIEAAEILETLHEAGYEAYIVGGCVRDSILGRVPGDWDITTSALPQEVKKLFKRTIDTGIKHGTVTIMKGKEGFEVTTYRLDGVYEDHRHPKEVTFTRSLIEDLKRRDFTINAMAYNDTEGLVDEFDGLKDLDDKVIRCVGDPVRRFEEDALRILRAVRFSGQLGYTIDPETAKAAKELAPTLSNISAERIQTEFIKMMTSMHPEVIRDAYELGITKVFLPEFDQCMECEQNAIHHCYTVGEHMIRSAMEVPADKVLRITMILHDIGKPSCKTSDERGDHFKGHAKEGTGMARTILRRLKFDNATTDRVCNLILYHDILMKDEPSEKNVRKTLYLVGPSNFEDLLMVKKADMLAQSTYRREDKERRLDLLASIGHEILERGDCLSLKELKVGGKDLIDLGITPGKDIGIILNNMLKDVIGTPNHNDKEYLIKHLANYKNPVE, translated from the coding sequence ATGCGTAAAGAAGATATAAAAATCAAAATGCCCATAGAGGCAGCAGAAATACTTGAAACACTTCATGAGGCAGGATATGAAGCCTATATAGTCGGAGGATGCGTACGAGACAGTATCTTAGGACGTGTTCCCGGTGACTGGGATATCACAACCAGTGCCCTTCCTCAGGAGGTCAAGAAGCTTTTTAAAAGAACTATTGATACCGGCATCAAGCATGGTACGGTTACTATCATGAAAGGTAAGGAAGGTTTTGAAGTTACCACTTACCGCCTTGACGGAGTCTATGAAGATCACAGACACCCCAAGGAAGTTACATTCACAAGAAGTCTTATAGAGGATTTAAAAAGGCGTGATTTTACTATAAACGCCATGGCCTATAATGACACAGAAGGCCTTGTAGATGAATTCGATGGTCTTAAGGACCTTGATGATAAAGTAATAAGATGTGTAGGCGATCCTGTCAGAAGATTCGAAGAAGATGCTCTTAGAATACTTAGAGCAGTCAGATTCTCCGGACAGCTCGGTTATACCATAGATCCTGAAACAGCCAAAGCTGCCAAGGAGCTTGCACCAACACTTTCTAATATAAGCGCAGAACGTATACAGACAGAATTTATCAAGATGATGACATCCATGCATCCTGAAGTTATAAGAGATGCTTACGAACTGGGCATTACCAAAGTTTTTTTGCCGGAATTCGATCAGTGTATGGAATGTGAACAGAATGCCATCCACCATTGCTACACAGTAGGAGAGCACATGATCCGTTCTGCAATGGAAGTTCCGGCTGATAAAGTCCTTCGTATCACCATGATACTTCATGACATAGGTAAGCCTTCATGCAAGACAAGCGATGAGCGAGGTGATCACTTCAAAGGTCATGCCAAAGAAGGCACTGGTATGGCAAGGACTATACTTAGAAGACTTAAGTTCGATAATGCAACCACAGACCGTGTCTGCAACCTGATCCTGTATCACGACATCCTCATGAAGGATGAACCAAGTGAAAAAAATGTTAGAAAAACCCTCTACCTTGTAGGTCCTTCAAACTTTGAAGACCTTCTAATGGTCAAAAAAGCGGATATGCTGGCTCAAAGTACATATCGCCGCGAAGATAAAGAAAGACGCCTTGATCTTTTGGCATCCATTGGACACGAAATCTTAGAAAGAGGCGATTGCCTGTCACTTAAAGAGCTAAAAGTCGGAGGCAAAGATCTTATAGACTTAGGAATCACCCCCGGCAAAGACATAGGAATTATCCTTAACAACATGCTCAAAGACGTCATCGGTACCCCTAATCACAACGATAAGGAATACCTGATAAAACACCTTGCTAACTACAAAAATCCAGTTGAATGA
- the proS gene encoding proline--tRNA ligase, producing MANEKKKMVSEITSMDEDFTQWYTDVCIKAGLISYSNIKGCMVIKPSGYAIWELIQKHLDARFKETGVKNVYLPMFIPESLLQKEKDHVEGFAPEVAWVTHGGLEPLAERYCVRPTSETLFCDYYKGEIHSYKDLPQVLNQWCSVVRWEKETRPFLRSREFLWQEGHTAHATMEEAEERTVQMLNVYADFLENDMAIPVIKGQKTEKEKFAGAEHTYTVEALMHDCRALQSATSHNFGDGFAKAFEIQYAGKDNKLHYVFQTSWGLTTRTIGAMIMVHGDNEGLVMPPKIAPTQVVVIPIQQKKEGVLDCAQKIYESLNDFRASIDLTDRSPGFKFAEQEMHGIPIRVEIGPKDMEAGKCVLVRRDTREKMECAIADVPAKVGELLDTIQKDMYNRAKAHLDAHTYIAHNKEEFEEDFKETKGFVKAMWCGCRECEDKIKEDYNVTSRCIPFEQENISDTCVICGKPATKMVYWGRAY from the coding sequence ATGGCAAACGAAAAGAAGAAAATGGTATCTGAGATCACATCCATGGATGAGGATTTCACACAGTGGTACACAGACGTGTGCATCAAAGCTGGTCTTATCAGCTACTCTAACATTAAGGGATGCATGGTAATAAAGCCTTCAGGATACGCTATTTGGGAGCTTATCCAGAAACACCTTGATGCCAGATTCAAAGAGACTGGTGTTAAGAATGTATACCTTCCTATGTTCATTCCTGAATCACTTCTTCAGAAGGAGAAGGATCATGTAGAAGGTTTTGCTCCTGAAGTTGCATGGGTAACACACGGAGGTCTTGAGCCACTTGCAGAGAGATACTGCGTACGTCCTACTTCAGAGACACTGTTCTGTGATTATTATAAGGGTGAGATCCACTCTTACAAGGATCTTCCACAGGTACTGAACCAGTGGTGCTCAGTAGTAAGATGGGAGAAAGAGACAAGACCTTTCCTTCGTTCACGTGAGTTCTTATGGCAGGAGGGCCACACAGCTCATGCTACTATGGAAGAGGCAGAAGAGCGTACAGTTCAGATGCTCAATGTATATGCTGACTTTTTGGAAAATGATATGGCAATCCCTGTTATCAAGGGTCAGAAGACAGAGAAGGAGAAGTTTGCAGGTGCTGAGCATACATACACAGTAGAAGCTCTTATGCACGACTGCCGTGCTCTTCAGTCTGCTACATCTCACAACTTTGGTGATGGATTCGCCAAAGCTTTCGAGATCCAGTATGCAGGTAAAGATAACAAGCTCCATTATGTATTCCAGACATCATGGGGACTTACAACAAGAACAATCGGCGCTATGATCATGGTTCACGGCGACAATGAAGGTCTTGTAATGCCTCCTAAGATAGCTCCTACTCAGGTAGTAGTAATTCCGATCCAGCAGAAGAAGGAAGGCGTCCTTGACTGTGCACAGAAGATTTATGAGAGTCTTAACGACTTCAGAGCATCTATCGATCTTACAGACAGAAGCCCGGGATTCAAGTTCGCTGAGCAGGAGATGCATGGAATCCCGATCCGTGTTGAGATCGGACCTAAGGATATGGAAGCCGGCAAGTGCGTTCTCGTAAGACGTGATACACGTGAGAAGATGGAGTGCGCTATAGCTGATGTTCCTGCTAAGGTTGGAGAACTTCTTGATACTATCCAGAAGGATATGTATAACAGAGCTAAGGCTCACCTTGATGCTCATACATATATTGCACACAATAAGGAAGAGTTCGAAGAGGATTTCAAAGAGACCAAGGGCTTTGTTAAAGCTATGTGGTGCGGATGCCGCGAGTGTGAAGACAAGATCAAGGAAGATTATAATGTTACAAGCCGCTGTATTCCATTCGAGCAAGAGAACATCTCAGATACTTGCGTAATCTGTGGCAAGCCTGCAACCAAGATGGTTTACTGGGGAAGAGCATATTGA
- a CDS encoding toxic anion resistance protein, whose product MENQFSDLNAAPSAPTLSFGDPQPQAATASATATAPAAESKEESTRKFEADVQLSPEEQKMVDEFVKQIDITNSQAVMNYGVGTQKKLADFSQKAIDNVRTKDMGEVGDMLSGLVTELKDFDVDEEEKGFMSFFKKSANRVNAIKAKYSTVETNVNEITSRLEQHQVTLMKDVALLDQMYALNLNYFKELTMYIQAGKKKLEEVRNNELVELQQKAQASGLQEDAEKAKDLSNLCDRFEKKIYDLELTRTIAMQTGPQIRMVQSSDTIMAEKIQSTIVNTIPLWKNQMVIAIGVEHANQAAKAEREVNDMTNALLKKNADKLKQATIATAKESERGIIDMETLRHTNETLISTIDEVLAIQKDGKEKRRAAEAELGQIESQLKDKLIEASKA is encoded by the coding sequence ATGGAAAATCAGTTTTCAGATCTTAATGCAGCACCATCAGCACCAACACTTTCATTTGGTGATCCACAGCCTCAGGCAGCTACAGCAAGTGCTACTGCTACAGCTCCTGCAGCGGAGTCAAAAGAAGAGAGCACCAGAAAATTCGAAGCAGATGTTCAGCTCTCACCTGAAGAGCAGAAAATGGTTGATGAATTTGTAAAGCAGATTGATATAACAAATTCACAGGCTGTTATGAATTATGGCGTAGGAACTCAGAAGAAGCTTGCAGACTTCTCACAGAAGGCCATTGATAACGTAAGAACCAAGGACATGGGAGAAGTTGGAGATATGCTCTCAGGCCTTGTAACAGAGCTTAAGGATTTCGATGTCGATGAAGAAGAAAAGGGATTTATGTCTTTTTTCAAAAAGAGTGCTAATAGAGTAAATGCTATTAAAGCAAAATATTCTACTGTTGAAACTAACGTCAACGAGATCACTTCAAGACTTGAACAGCATCAGGTTACTCTTATGAAAGATGTAGCGCTTCTCGATCAGATGTATGCTCTTAACCTTAACTATTTCAAAGAGCTTACAATGTATATCCAGGCAGGTAAGAAGAAGCTTGAAGAAGTAAGAAATAACGAGCTTGTAGAACTTCAGCAGAAGGCTCAGGCATCAGGACTTCAGGAAGATGCAGAGAAGGCCAAGGATCTGTCAAACCTTTGCGATAGATTTGAAAAGAAGATCTATGACCTTGAGCTTACTCGTACGATTGCTATGCAGACAGGCCCTCAGATCAGAATGGTACAGTCTTCTGATACTATTATGGCTGAGAAGATCCAGTCTACTATCGTTAATACAATACCTCTCTGGAAGAACCAGATGGTCATTGCTATAGGCGTAGAGCATGCTAATCAGGCTGCCAAGGCTGAGCGCGAGGTCAATGACATGACCAATGCTCTTCTTAAGAAGAATGCAGATAAGCTCAAACAGGCTACAATAGCTACTGCTAAGGAATCTGAAAGAGGCATCATCGATATGGAGACACTGCGCCATACCAATGAGACTCTTATCAGCACTATCGATGAAGTTCTTGCAATCCAGAAGGACGGCAAGGAAAAGAGAAGAGCTGCCGAAGCTGAACTTGGCCAGATCGAGTCACAGCTCAAGGACAAGCTCATCGAGGCATCAAAAGCTTGA
- a CDS encoding 5-bromo-4-chloroindolyl phosphate hydrolysis family protein — protein sequence MAFGDEIMQGVMNAADTVTKAVETGNFSNLSSDLSATFNDTAKRFKEQAARSGIYNSYMPGGSSARNNSGVNMTEQYILNKKKISVFQKAHVSSISSTISGIIAGFFTISSLLFTLIMLPGAITFTSASEISGFIFFSLITILFGLWWKKAHDKKKLIKQFNLFKKAVGNREYISIKEFASIVQISEDDLKKSLKKMISSGMLIGARFDDEETTLILSENAFDEYKKFVQSQRQQEIYDQSAQVDTQGMNVTSDSQKVIDEGNEYLVKVRRINDMIPDNDEEHMSDKLYNLENIMKRIFEHVGQHPEKAQDLRKFMNYYLPTTEKLLNAYVHLDAQPEVGDNIKDTKKQISDALDTINTAFEKLFDDLFEEQAWDIASDISVMQTMMSQDGLMQSQSGL from the coding sequence ATGGCATTCGGTGATGAGATAATGCAGGGGGTCATGAATGCGGCTGATACAGTAACCAAAGCTGTCGAAACCGGAAACTTCAGCAATTTGAGCAGTGACCTGTCTGCTACATTTAATGATACGGCTAAGAGGTTCAAAGAGCAGGCTGCGCGCAGCGGTATATACAATTCGTATATGCCTGGTGGCTCATCTGCAAGGAATAATTCCGGCGTTAACATGACAGAGCAGTATATTCTTAACAAAAAGAAGATCAGTGTATTTCAGAAGGCTCATGTTAGTAGTATATCAAGCACTATATCGGGTATAATCGCAGGCTTTTTTACAATATCATCTTTGCTTTTTACGTTAATAATGCTTCCCGGAGCTATAACTTTTACATCAGCATCTGAGATATCAGGATTTATATTTTTCTCTTTGATCACTATTTTATTTGGACTGTGGTGGAAGAAAGCTCATGATAAAAAGAAGCTTATAAAGCAGTTCAATCTTTTTAAAAAGGCAGTCGGTAACAGAGAGTATATATCAATTAAAGAGTTTGCAAGTATAGTTCAGATTTCGGAAGATGATCTTAAGAAATCTTTGAAGAAGATGATATCAAGCGGAATGCTCATTGGTGCAAGGTTTGATGATGAAGAGACAACTCTGATCCTGTCTGAGAATGCATTTGATGAGTACAAGAAATTCGTTCAAAGTCAGAGACAGCAGGAGATCTACGATCAGTCAGCTCAGGTTGATACTCAGGGTATGAATGTGACTTCTGATTCGCAGAAAGTTATTGATGAAGGCAATGAATACCTTGTCAAAGTAAGACGTATCAACGATATGATCCCTGATAATGATGAAGAGCATATGTCAGACAAGCTCTATAATCTCGAAAATATCATGAAGAGGATATTCGAACATGTAGGCCAGCATCCGGAGAAAGCGCAGGATCTTCGTAAGTTCATGAACTATTACCTGCCTACTACAGAGAAGCTCCTGAATGCATATGTTCATCTTGATGCTCAGCCTGAAGTCGGAGACAATATTAAAGATACCAAGAAGCAGATCTCTGATGCTCTAGATACCATTAATACAGCTTTTGAGAAACTCTTCGATGATCTTTTTGAAGAACAGGCTTGGGATATAGCATCTGATATATCTGTAATGCAGACAATGATGAGCCAGGATGGTCTTATGCAGAGCCAGTCAGGATTATAA
- a CDS encoding radical SAM protein, protein MICPRKCRVDRTKGERGFCKASGTIAAARAALHFWEEPCISGETGSGAVFFSGCNMGCVFCQNYEIAHDEVKKEISVDRLSDIFLELQDKKAANINLVTPTHFVPSIIKALEIAKDKGLKIPVVYNTSAYENVDTIKMLDGLVDIYLPDCKYYNSELSFKYSKARDYFEKALPAIEEMVRQTGAPTFYYPHVHPGISRKEACQKSLNADEYNDIVTGEDSSLDDVTQTEKIDQDSTNYDISGQDESSDYSGPLMKKGTIVRHLLLPGHLDDSINVVNRIHNRFGNDIYISIMNQYTPMPHSAAFPELTRTVSVADYDKLVDYAIDIGVEYAFIQGDETDKSSFIPAFDYSGL, encoded by the coding sequence ATGATATGTCCTAGAAAATGCCGCGTAGACCGCACCAAGGGCGAAAGAGGCTTTTGCAAAGCTTCCGGAACTATCGCTGCGGCAAGAGCTGCCCTTCACTTTTGGGAAGAGCCTTGCATATCCGGAGAGACAGGATCCGGAGCTGTATTCTTCTCAGGTTGCAACATGGGATGTGTTTTTTGTCAGAACTATGAGATAGCGCATGATGAGGTAAAAAAAGAGATTTCGGTAGATAGACTATCCGATATATTCTTAGAACTTCAAGACAAGAAAGCTGCCAATATCAATCTTGTAACTCCGACTCATTTCGTCCCAAGTATTATCAAAGCTTTGGAAATCGCCAAAGATAAGGGCCTTAAAATCCCTGTTGTTTATAATACAAGCGCTTATGAAAATGTTGACACCATCAAGATGCTTGACGGCCTTGTTGATATATATCTTCCGGATTGTAAGTACTATAACAGCGAATTATCGTTTAAGTATAGTAAAGCAAGGGATTATTTTGAAAAGGCACTTCCTGCTATCGAAGAGATGGTAAGACAGACTGGCGCTCCAACATTTTATTATCCCCATGTTCATCCGGGGATTTCTAGAAAAGAAGCCTGCCAAAAGAGCTTAAATGCTGATGAATATAACGATATAGTAACCGGCGAAGACTCATCTTTAGATGATGTCACCCAAACAGAAAAAATTGATCAAGACTCTACGAACTATGATATATCAGGGCAGGATGAGTCATCTGATTATTCCGGCCCCTTGATGAAAAAAGGCACCATCGTCCGCCACCTCTTACTGCCGGGGCATCTTGACGATTCTATAAACGTGGTTAACAGGATTCATAACAGATTTGGAAATGATATCTACATAAGTATTATGAATCAGTATACTCCAATGCCGCATAGTGCAGCATTCCCGGAGCTTACACGCACTGTAAGCGTAGCTGACTACGACAAGCTTGTAGACTATGCAATAGACATAGGCGTAGAATACGCCTTCATTCAAGGAGATGAAACTGATAAATCAAGCTTCATCCCCGCCTTTGACTATAGCGGACTATGA
- a CDS encoding RrF2 family transcriptional regulator, with the protein MKISTKGRYALRVMIDLALHDNGEYIALKDISERQGITVKYLEQIVTNLNKAGFLRSMRGNNGGHRLARRPFEYKVGDILRTMEGSLSPIECLADSTSDGVNCPRSEECPTLGFWRGLDKVINEYVDRYTLQDLIDQEQMIAGGYDYSI; encoded by the coding sequence ATGAAAATATCAACCAAAGGAAGATATGCACTCAGAGTCATGATAGATCTGGCTCTTCACGATAACGGAGAATACATAGCTCTTAAGGACATCTCCGAAAGACAGGGGATCACGGTCAAGTACTTGGAGCAGATCGTGACCAATCTTAACAAGGCGGGATTTCTTCGCAGTATGCGCGGCAACAACGGTGGTCACAGGCTTGCACGCAGGCCTTTTGAATACAAGGTTGGAGATATACTGCGCACTATGGAAGGAAGTCTTTCGCCTATAGAATGTCTTGCAGACTCTACATCAGACGGCGTGAACTGTCCACGTTCTGAAGAGTGTCCTACTTTGGGCTTCTGGCGCGGTCTTGATAAGGTTATCAATGAATACGTAGACAGATATACACTTCAGGATCTTATCGATCAGGAACAGATGATCGCCGGCGGGTACGACTATTCTATCTGA
- the tadA gene encoding tRNA adenosine(34) deaminase TadA, with product MKKIFDDIEKEHNYYMKEALKQAKKAYDLGEVPIGCVIVYDGQIIGRGYNRRNTDKSVLCHAEISAMKKAGKIIKDWRLEDCTLYVTLEPCQMCAGAIVQARIPKVVIGCQSQKSGCGGTILNILENPDFNHQCEVVWNVMEEDCSSILKKFFLELRIRNKLEKKARKELE from the coding sequence ATGAAAAAAATTTTTGATGATATTGAAAAAGAGCATAATTACTACATGAAAGAGGCCTTAAAGCAGGCTAAAAAAGCCTATGATCTTGGAGAAGTTCCTATAGGATGTGTGATCGTATATGACGGGCAGATCATCGGCAGAGGTTATAACAGAAGAAATACTGACAAGTCTGTTCTGTGCCATGCCGAGATATCTGCTATGAAGAAAGCAGGCAAGATCATCAAGGACTGGCGCCTTGAAGACTGCACCTTGTATGTAACACTTGAACCCTGCCAGATGTGCGCAGGCGCTATAGTTCAGGCCAGGATACCCAAGGTAGTCATAGGCTGTCAAAGCCAGAAGTCAGGATGCGGAGGCACTATCCTCAACATCCTCGAAAATCCAGACTTCAACCATCAGTGCGAAGTTGTATGGAATGTTATGGAAGAAGATTGCAGTTCTATATTAAAGAAATTCTTCTTAGAACTTCGTATCCGCAACAAACTTGAAAAGAAAGCAAGAAAAGAACTGGAATAA
- a CDS encoding AraC family transcriptional regulator produces MEKAYKLEFTKEENESLYVTSCGLSKTGPNHHFGPAIKPHHMIHYILSGKGIFRLKGKEYKLTEGAGFLITPDELAYYEADEEDPWTYVWVGFGGSLAGSIVEQLSLSPDQPIFRNSESDKIYSIVHDMMEHNTFSVADILERNGQLHLFLSVVAGSLISSKGESESANNYVQKAISFIRANYYNPIKITDVADYVCVNRSYLYTLFEKALGVSPQQYLSSYRISKACDLLKVTDLPIESIAISSGYNDPLVFTKAFRMNKGMSPSNYRKAHKKDALPGGKEHLKQLEKYLEGKTTN; encoded by the coding sequence ATGGAAAAAGCGTATAAATTAGAATTCACCAAAGAAGAAAATGAAAGTTTATATGTTACCAGCTGTGGTCTGTCCAAAACCGGACCGAACCATCACTTCGGCCCTGCCATAAAGCCTCATCACATGATCCATTACATCTTAAGCGGTAAGGGAATATTCAGACTTAAGGGTAAGGAATATAAGCTTACTGAAGGGGCCGGATTTCTTATAACACCTGATGAGCTTGCATATTATGAGGCTGACGAAGAAGATCCTTGGACTTATGTGTGGGTCGGATTTGGGGGAAGCCTTGCAGGGTCTATAGTTGAGCAGTTGTCATTGTCTCCCGATCAGCCTATATTCAGAAACTCAGAATCAGACAAGATATATTCCATAGTTCATGACATGATGGAGCATAATACTTTTAGTGTTGCAGATATACTTGAGCGAAATGGCCAGCTCCATCTATTCCTTTCAGTTGTTGCAGGAAGCCTTATTTCTTCGAAGGGTGAATCGGAGAGTGCCAACAATTATGTTCAGAAAGCTATCTCTTTTATAAGGGCCAATTATTATAACCCAATCAAGATAACTGATGTTGCAGATTATGTCTGTGTTAACAGAAGCTATCTGTATACCCTTTTTGAAAAGGCGCTTGGAGTATCTCCTCAGCAGTATCTTAGTTCATACAGGATATCCAAAGCCTGTGACCTTCTAAAAGTCACAGATCTTCCTATAGAGAGTATTGCTATATCATCAGGATATAACGATCCGCTGGTCTTCACTAAGGCGTTTAGGATGAATAAAGGAATGTCACCTTCAAACTATCGTAAAGCTCACAAAAAAGATGCTCTCCCCGGAGGTAAAGAGCACCTTAAACAGCTTGAAAAGTATCTTGAAGGTAAGACCACAAACTAG